ATTTTACCAGATGGGCGTTAGCCTGCCCGTCTACCGGTGGTGCGGTGATAGCGACTTTTAGTTCGTCGCCATGCGTACCGACCAGACTGTCGCGGCTGGCCTTTGGCTGGATATATAGCCGCAGCACCAGCCCGTCAGGCAGCTGAGTGACAACAGTCAAATGGCGTACCAGAGATTAGGGAACAGATCCATGCCGAGGTAGTTCAGCGCATAAAGGATCAGAATGACCACCATCGCGGAGAAATCAATGCCGCCCATGGCAGGCAAAATGCGGCGAATCGGCGCCATCATTGGCTCGGTCATCTGCATCAGCACGTACTCAATGGGGCTACGGCCCTGGCTTACCCAGCTCATCAGAGAGCGAACAATGATCACCCAGAACACCAGCGTACCGGCAGACTTCAGCAGCGACAGAACGCCAATCACTAAATTAAACGGATCAAGCGAAAGCCCGCCGGACTGAATCAGCAGCAAAATAGGGAACTTCAGCGTGGTGAGGATAAACGCCACCAGCAGAGATGAAGTATCGATTGGCCCCATTGACGGCAGGACGCGACGAAGCGGCCCGACAACAGGCTGGGTGACTTTGACAATAAACTGGGCAAAAGGGTTATAGAAATCACAGCGCGCCCACTGCATCCAGATGCGGATGAGCAGCACCATTACGTAAAGCTCAATCAGGGTTTTGACCAGGAAAGTCAACGTTAGCATGGTTTTCCTCAAAAATGATGGTGATTAACGAGCGGAATAATCCCGCGCGCCGAAAATAGCGGTTCCAATGCGCACCATGGTGCTGCCTGCGGCAATCGCGGCTTCCATGTCATCGGTCATGCCCAGAGATAACGTATCGACCGTTGTGTAACGATCTTTGAGTGCATTACAGGCCTCTGCCATTTTGCGGCAAACGGCAAGCTGGCGCTCGTAGTCCAGTTCCGGTGCTGGAATAGCCATCAAGCCCCGCAGCTTGAGCCCCGGCAAAGCCGCCACTTCAGCAGCCAATTGCTCCAGCTCATTTAACGCGATGCCGGACTTACTGTTTTCGTCGCTGATATTAATTTGAATCAGCACGTTTAGCGGCGGTAGCGTTGACGGGCGTTGTTCACTAAGTCTGCTGGCAATCTTCAGCCGATCGACGGTATGGCACCAGTCAAAGTTCTCCGCCACAAGGCGGCTTTTGTTCGACTGCAGCGGGCCGATAAAGTGCCATTCCAGCCCTTCTACACGCTGTTCAGCGAAGTGGTGAATCTTATCCACGCCTTCCTGCACATAGTTTTCGCCGAAGGCTCGCTGCCCGGCGGCAACCGCTTCTGCGATGGCGCTCGCAGGCTTAGTTTTGCTGACTGCAAGCAGTGTCACTTCTTCAGGGCTTCTGCCGCAGCGTGCCGCGGCGGCTGAGATCTTCCCGTTAACCTGTGCCAGATTGTGCGCTATCTCATTCATGATCGTTGGAAGTGATATGGATATCGAAGAAATCGTGGCCCTTAGTGTAAAGCATAATGTCTCCGATCTACACCTGTCCGCACGTCAGACGGCACGTTGGCGAAAGTGCGGCAGGCTGGAGCCATGCCCGGAGAGGGTGCCAAAGGTCGAAGACGTTATTGAGGCATGGCTGAATGAAGCGCAGAGGGCGCTGCTTAAACGCGCCGGGCAGCTGGATTTTTCCCTTACGCTTGCGAACGGCGTCAGGCTGAGGGGGAATGCCTTCTTACAGCTGGAGGGGTACTCGTTGGCGCTGAGATTGCTGGCGTCGTCTTGCCCGACGCTGGAAGCCCTGAAGACCCCCCTCCATATGGTTGAGCTTTTGCGTCAAAGCGAGGGGCTGATACTGGTGACCGGCGCCACCGGCAGCGGAAAATCTACAACGCTTGCCGCGATGATCCAGCACCTCAACCAGCATCTTGATGGCCACGTGTTGACGGTGGAAGACCCCATCGAATTTATTCATCCCTCTGGCCGCTGCCTGATTCAGCAGCGTGAGCCGGGCCGTCACTGTGAAAGCTTTGCCTCGGCCCTAAAAGCCGCTTTGAGGGAGGATCCCGATGTCATCCTGCTGGGCGAACTCCGTGACAGAGAGACGATTGCTCTGGCGTTAACCGCGGCGGAAACCGGGCACTTAGTGCTGGCCACTTTGCACACGCGAGGGGCGGCTCAGGCCGTAGAGCGGCTGGTGGATGTGTTTCCTGCCGAGGAGAAAAACCTGATTCGAGCTCAGCTTGCCGGCAGCCTTAAGGCCGTGCTGGCGCAGAAGCTGGTATCGGCATGCGACGGTGGCCGGGTGGCGCTTTACGAGCTGCTGATCAATACCCCGGCCGTGGCAAACCTGATTCGTGAAGGGAAAACTCATCAACTTCCGGGAGTGCTGCAAACCGGCCAGCAGTACGGTATGCAAAGTTTTGCCCACAGCGAGGCGCAATGGCGGCGTGAAGGCAAAATCGCGGAAGGTGAGCCGCCAGGCCGCGGGCCATGGGAGGCGATATTTTGAACGATTTTATTGTTATCGTGTGTATTAGTGTGTATATTGGTTGTCGGCCGGGAGAGCATCATGACTTCCGCTGAGCTGATAAAGCTATTAAGGGCCGAAGGGTGTGAACCCGTCAGGCGTTCCGGGGGCAGCCACTGGATCTGGTGGTCGCCCGAAACAGGAAAAACGTTTCCCGTTCCGCATCCCAAAAAGGATTTGCCCGTCGGTACCGTTAGATCCATTCGTAAAATGGCAGGCATTTAGTCTGCCGCTGCCGGAGGTTGAGAATGTTTTTCTCTGTTGGTGTGGAGTTGCCCGCAACTGAAACCGAAGCGTTTGGTCTGGTTGTACCCGCGCTATGTAACGATGATTTTGGCTGCGTGTCGGCGGCAGACCGTCAGGCGGATATTGCACCGATGGTGCAGGATGCTGTGCTGTCGATTGTCGATTTAATGGTAGAAAGCGGAAAAGATATTACTCAGCTTCGTGATGCCGGGCCTTTTGCTTACGCTGCAGACCCCGAGTACAGCTACTGCGAGCAATGGCTGCTGGTTGATGTGGATCTCTCTGCGCTGGAGGGTAAGCAGCAGAGGTTGAATATCACTCTGCCGGACGCGCTGTTGCGACGTATTGACTCCCGGGTGAAACAGCCCTCCTCAGGCTACCGGGACCGCAGCCATTTTCTGGCGGTTGCCGCAAGGAATGAACTGCTGAGCGCCGGAAGCGATGCGCCCGGCAGTTAATGCCGTCACGGGTGGTAGTCGAACCAGCTTTCGAGAATAATTACGGCGGACGCGGAGTCGATGCTGCCTTTGTTCAGGGCGCGAAAGCCGCCGTGCTCGAACAGCCCTGCACGCGCTTCGACGGTGCTCAGGCGCTCATCCTGCAGAGACACTTTCACGCCAAAACGGCCGTGCAGGCGGTTGGCGAACTTGCGGGCGCGGGCGGTGAGAGGCTGCTCGGTGCCGTCCATATTCAGCGGCAGGCCAACCACGACTTCTTCCGGCTGCCACTCCTTCAGAATTTTTTCTACCGCGTTCCAGTCCGGCGTACCGTCCTGTGCTTTCAGCGCGGTTAACGGCCGTGCGGTGCCGGTAATGCGCTGGCCGATAGCGACGCCGATGCTTTTGGTCCCGAAGTCAAAGGCCATTAAGGTTCCGCTGCTCATCAGGCGTGCCCCGCTTCGCCAGGCATCGTGTGGATATCAATGCCTATCAGACGGGCAGCTTCGCGCCAGCGGTCTGCAATCGGCGTGCGGAACAGGATCTCTGCGGAAGCCGGCGTGGTTAGCCATGAGTTCTCCAGGATTTCCTGCTCGAGCTGGCCTTTCTCCCAGGAGGAGTAGCCGAGGGCCACCATCACCTCTTTAGGCTGCTTTGCGGTGCCTAAGGTTTCCAGCACGTCCCGCGATGTTGTAATGACCGTGTCGTCAGAAATGCGGATGCTCGAACCGAAGTCGCCCGGCGGCGAATGCAGAATAAAACCCCGGTCTTCCGCCAGAGGGCCACCGATAAATACGGGCTTATCCAGACGGATTGCGGCGTCGCGTGGTTCTGGTTCAATTTTTAGCTTTTCGAGAACGCCATCAACCTGCAGATTTTCCAGCGGTTTATTGATGATGATCCCCATCGCGCCCTCCTCGTTGTATTCGCAAATATAGACTACGGAACGCTTAAATAAGGGGTCCTGAAGAGCCGGCATGGCAATAAGAAAGTGATGCTGTAAATTCATTGTCAGAGGTTCTGATCCCGGTTGCGCGAAGTGTGGCCAGCTTACCATTAATGAAGGAGGGCGGGCTACCCGACCTGCACGGTGTCCCGAAGGGAAAAGGCGGATAATCAGCTATCCGCCCTGGTGAGCTTAGTGTGCGAGGCGTTTTTCGATGGCGTCGAACAGCATGCCGGTGATCGAAACGGGGAATTCCGCTTCGATTTCACGGATGCAGGTTGGGCTGGTGACGTTAATCTCGGTCAGACGATCGCCGATGATGTCCAGACCAACAAAAATCAGGCCCTTCGCCTTCAGCGTGGGCCCAACGCGACGAGCAATTTCCCAGTCACTTTCGGTCAGCGGGCGAGGTTCGCCGCGGCCGCCTGCGGCCAGGTTACCACGGGTTTCACCTCCCTGCGGAATGCGCGCCAGGCAGTAAGGCACCGGTTCGCCGTCGACAACCAGTACGCGCTTGTCGCCGTCTTTAATCGCCGGCAGGTAGTTCTGCGCCATGCAGTAGCGGGTGCCCAGTTCGGTGAGGGTTTCGGCGATAACGCCGATGTTTGGGTCATCCTGCTTCACGCGGAAGATAGAGGCACCGCCCATGCCGTCCAGCGGTTTCATAATGATGTCGCCGTGCTGCTGCCAGAAGGCTTTAAGCTGCGCTTTATTGCGGGTTACCAGCGTTTCTGGCGTCAGGTCGGCAAACCAGGCGGTGAACAGTTTTTCGTTGCAGTCGCGCAGGCTTTGCGGTTTGTTGACGATCAGCGTGCCTTTCTCTTCTGCGCGCTCAAGAATATAGGTCGCGTAGATGAATTCGGTGTCGAACGGTGGGTCCTTGCGCATCAGGACGACGTTCAGGTCGGCGAGAGCAATATCCTGCTCGGTGCCAAACTCATACCATTTATCGTAGTTCTGCTCGACGCTGAGCAGGCGAGTGCGCGCGCGTGCCTCGCCGTTGTTCAGGTAAAGATCGGCCATTTCCATGTAGTGCAGTTCGTAACCACGACGCTGCGCTTCCAGCAGCATGGCGAAGCTGGAGTCTTTTTTAATGTTGATGTGTGCGATGGGGTCCATCACGATGCCGAGCTTGATCATTGTTGTTCTCCTTTAGCCCAGATCGCCAAAGCGCACCTGCAGTGCGGTAATGGCGGTGAGCGCGGTGGTCTCAGTACGCAGAACGCGCGGTCCCAACAGAATATCAGTAAATTGGTGGTCAGCGGTCATGGCAATCTCATCGGCCGTCAGGCCGCCTTCCGGGCCAATCAGCAGGCGCACGCGTTCGACGGGCTGCGGTAAGGTGTTGATGCTGGCGCTGGCACGCGGATGCAGATTGAGCTTCAGGGCTTCATCCTGCTCGGCGCACCAGGCTTCAAGCTCCATCGCCGGGCGAACTTCTGGTACCCGGTTTCGGCCGCATTGCTCGCAGGCGGCGATAGCAATTTTCTGCCACTGCTGGAGCTTTTTGTTCAGCCTTTCCGCATCGAGTTTTACCCCGCAGCGTTCGGAAAACAATGGGGTAATGACGTTCACGCCCAGCTCTACGGCCTTCTGAATGGTGAATTCCATTTTTTCACCGCGCGACATGACCTGGCCGAGGTGCAGCCAGAGCGGCGACTCACGGTCGTCCTCGCTGCCCGCCAGCACTTTCACGCGCACGCTTTTTTTATCCGCCTGCACAATTTCCGCGTCGAACACCTGATTACTGCCGTCGAACAGCTGGATAGCCTGGCCTGCGCCCATACGCAGTACCCGTCCTACGTGGTTTGCCGCATCTTCGCTCAGCAGTACGTCCTGGCCAACGGAGAGGCTTTCAGGGTGGTGAATGCGGGGTATACGCATGAAGTCGGTTCCGGTTAGTTGCGCTGCGCTTCCAGAAGTGCCATCTCGCTTACTGAGAGAGGGCCTGGATGAGGATAAACCTCGCAGCAAATAAAGAATTGCCGCTAGTGTAGGTTAGCTGTTTCGCGCCTTGCAAGCCCGTAGCACATATGGGTTATGGTTGCCCTGGACTCGCGCAATACGTTCATCCCTTTCGCACTCCCAGTCGTTAACCGGATAGCGTTTATCCCAGGCCTCGAATAGCTGGGTCTGCTGGCGTGAAAGCGCAAGCTGGTACTGGTCACGCATGTAGAAGTAGGTGCGGGCAATCGCGCCTCGGGCACGTTCCGGCGGCTCGGCAACTTTATCTTTGAAATCCACCTTCATTGCGCACTGGCCATATTGTCCTTCACCGCCGTTCCACTGGCTGTACATGAAATTATTTCTGTCGGCGTTAACCTCTCCGACGGCAGGCTGAAGGTTGTGCATATCGCTTTCGATTTTGCGGTAAACCGGGTCTTTGGCGCAGTTTTTACGTCCGCCGTCCTGCCAGCATTGCAGCAGATGGCCAAACTGCCAGGCGGGCATGACGTGCTCCCACTCGATGCGGGTGGCGCGGTTTTCATTTTTACGCACTTTATAGCCGCAGGACTCAAGATCCGGGATCCCCTTTTTGCCCTGCCAGCTGATTTTACAGCCGCAGTAGAAGTCGCCAGGGGCATCGGCGTTGACCTTTACGCCTGCGGTTTTGGCCTGAGCGAAGCTGTTAATGCCGGTGCTGAATGCGGGGAGAGTGCTTAGGGCTGCAACGAACGCAACAGCCAAAGAAATTTTGCGAGACATTTCCAGAATCCTTACTAAAACGTGACCGCACCCTACCTGATCGGATATCCAGTTTCAATCAGCGGTGGCGTAAAAATTCCGGAAATAAATGATTAATTACATGGGGTTGTAACGTCTTGCTTTAATAACTGACCGCAATGCGTGCAGCGGTATTCAGCCTCGCCGCGCAGAACCCGATTGTGGCGGCGCACGGTGAGCTGGTGCAGCTGGCAGGGGCAGCGGTAGGGGAAGGTATTTTTGCGAACCGAATCAACTTCAAACCGATGGGTGCGGCGAGCAGGAACGCCAAGCACGGTTTCCATCATCCATTTCCACTCTTTGCCGTGAGGCGCAACGCGGCCAAAATGCTTCCAGACCAGCAGGTGAGCCAGCTCATGAGGTACGACTTCGTCAACAAAAGCCTGCTGGTTCTCCATCAACAGCACCGGGTTGAGGCGAATTTCATAGCTTTCCAGCCAGGCTGTTCCGGCAGCGGTGCCGCGCTGCTGATAGACCATTTTGGGCTCGGGGTAGCAGGTGCCTAAATGCGAGTTGGCCTGCTGGAGCTTTTCACGCAGGCAGCGCATGACGGCTTGCTGGATGGCAATAGGGAGTCGGGGGGCTTTCATAACGGCAGAGAATAATGGGGCAGGGAGCGGGGTGCAAGCCCCTCCCGTTTCCGGGAGGAGCTTTTTGTGCTTAGTTGTGTGCGCCGATTTCGCGTAATTTACGGCCTTTCATCAGGTTACGTTCGATGTGCTCCAGAGAGACGTGTTTCGTTTCAGGAATCAGCCACAGCGTCAGGACGATAAAGAGCAGGTTGAGAGCGGCATAGACCCAGAAGGTGTTGGCGTTGCCCAGCGTATTCAGCATGGTGAGGAAGGTAGCGCCGACGATCATATTGGCAATCCAGTTGGTGGCGGTAGAGCAGGTGATGCCGAAATCACGCCCTTTCAGCGGCTGGATTTCGGAACACAGCACCCAAATCAGCGGGCCGGCGCTCATGGCGAAGCCAACGATAAACATCAGCAGCATGGCGATCGCAAAGTACTGCGCGCCCTGAGAATGGATACCGACCTGCAGCATGGTGCCGAGCACGCCCATCCCAACGGCCATGACCAGGAAGCCGAGCACCAGCGTAGGTTTACGTCCCCAGCGGTCGACCAGGCCGATAGCGATGAAGGTGGCCAGCACGTTAATCAGCCCAACGATAACGGTGCCCCACATTTGCTGCGTGGTGTTGGCAAACCCGGCGATTTCAAAGATTTTTGGTGCGTAGTACATGATAACGTTCATGCCGGTGAACTGCTGCATCACCTGCAGTAGCACGCCAAGAAAGACCGCGCGGCGGAAGTTAGAGTTATCTTTAAACAGCGCCCAGCCGCTCTGTTTTATCTTCAGACTTTCGCGGATCTCCTCCAGCTCATTTTTTGCCTCAGCGCTGGTATCACGCAGGCGCAGCAGAACACGCTCAGCATCATGGAAGCGGCGCTTGGCGGCAAACCAGCGCGGGCTGTCCGGCAGGAAAAATACCCCAACCAGCAGCAGCAGGGCGGGAAGGGTAATAACCCCCAGCATCCAGCGCCAGGATCCGGTGTAGCTGAAGGCGGTATCGGAGAGGTAAGCGCCCAGAATACCGATGGTGATCATCAGCTGGTACATGGAGATCATGCTGCCGCGAATTTTCTCCGGCGCGATCTCTGACAGATACAGAGGCGCGGTGTAAGAAGCCACGCCTACAGCCAGTCCCAGCAGGACACGGGAGATAAGCAATACCTCAACGTTTGGCGCAAAGGCCGAGAAAAGGGAGCCGAGGACAAACAGCACGGCACCGATCATCAGGCTGTATTTGCGGCCCAGTTTGAAAGAGAGCCAGCCGCTGCCGACTGCCCCGACGGCAGCACCAAACATCATAGAGCTCACCACCCACTCCTGGGTGTGGGAGGTGATGGCGAAATCTTTAGCGATAAACGGCAGCGCACCGGCAATTACGCCGATATCCAGACCAAACAGCAGGCCGGCGAGCGCGGCCAGGAAACAGACAAAAAACGTCATGCTCTTGTTAGAACGCGCTGATTTTTTATTGTCAGGCATAACGCCCTCCAGATAGTTGTTCGGATTTGACGCCGTTAAGGGTAGGTCAGCGAAGGGCAAAAGTGTGTGATGATAATCACAGTGATGTAATCGTTTACATTAGGATTTTGGATTAAATAGAGGCTGCTAAGCGATAAGACATAGCATCAAGGAGAAATTAAGCCCACATTCTGGTTAAATATCGGCACATTCAGAAGCATTATGTAACAAATGATGCATCATAGGGAGAGACTGCTTAAATAGGGGTAGCAAAGCCAGTTTTGGTGTGTGTAATCGGTTTCATATTGCTGCCAAGGGGCATGAAACGGGGCGGAGCAGGGAAAAATAGCGTGGGGCCAGAAAGCAAAAGGCCAGCATAAGCTGGCCTTTAAAGCACAAAAGCGGTGGCGGGTTATTTCAGGCCAGCGGCTTCGCGCAGCAGCGCTGCCTTGTCGGTTTTTTCCCATGGGAAATGTTCGCGACCAAAGTGACCGTAAGCGGCGGTCTCTTTGTAAATCGGGTGCAGCAGATCCAGCATCTGAATCAGGCCGTATGGACGCAGGTCGAAGAACTCGCGTACCAGCAGGGTCAGCTGTTCGGTAGAGATTTTCTCGGTACCGAAAGTTTCCACCATGATTGAGGTGGGTTCTGCAACGCCGATAGCGTAAGAAACCTGAATTTCACAGCGGTCGGCCAGGCCGGCAGCCACGATGTTTTTCGCAACATAGCGCGCCGCGTAGGCAGCAGAACGGTCAACTTTAGACGGATCTTTACCGGAGAATGCGCCGCCGCCGTGACGAGCCATGCCGCCGTAGGTATCAACGATGATTTTACGCCCGGTCAGGCCGCAGTCACCCATCGGGCCACCGATAACAAAACGGCCGGTTGGGTTGATGTGGTATTTGGTCGACGCGTTCAGCCACTCGCCCGGCAGAACAGGTTTGATGATCTCTTCCATCACCGCTTCCTGCAGGACTTTCAGCTCGACGTCTTCGGAATGCTGAGTAGACAGCACCACCGCATCGATGCCGACGATTTTGCCGTCGTCGTACTGGAAGGTGATCTGGCTTTTTGCATCCGGACGCAGCCACGGCAGAGTACCGTTTTTACGCACTTCAGCCTGACGCTGTACCAGACGGTGAGCGTAGGTGATCGGCGCTGGCATCAGCACGTCGGTTTCGTTAGTTGCGTAGCCAAACATCAGACCCTGGTCGCCCGCACCCTGTTCCAGCGGATCGCTACGGTCAACGCCCTGATTAATGTCCGGGGATTGTTTGCCGATCGCGCTCAGGACGGCGCAGGAGTTGGCATCAAAGCCCATATCTGAATGCACGTAGCCGATTTCACGCACGGTATTACGGGTGATCTCTTCGATATCAACCCAGGCGCTGGTGGTGATCTCGCCGCCAACCAGAACCATGCCGGTTTTCACGTAGGTTTCACAGGCTACGCGCGCTTTCGGATCCTGCTCGAGGATGGCGTCAAGGACGGCGTCGGAGATTTGGTCAGCGATTTTATCAGGATGCCCTTCAGATACAGACTCGGACGTAAAAAGGTGTTTAGCCATATTTTCTTCACCCTAAAAGGATTTATTTAGTTCAGGCTGCTGCTCTACGCCGTAATCACGGCGAGATAGACCAACCCGGGAACTTATTGCCACAGATTGAAAAACAGGCAGTCTAACAGTTAATCAGTATAGATGGATTAACATCTGGACGGCCATTTTAGATTAGACAATCGGCAGATAGCCAGAATTTTTTAGGCTCAGGGCAAGATGTGAGAAATGTTAAGTGGAAAGCGTAGCTGACACTGCTGGCAATTTACGCATTTTTGTTTTGCTTTTTACCCCTGATATGGGTATAAAGCGGCGCGCGCGGCTTAATCAAAAGCACACGATTTGTGTTGCCCACTTCCAGCCGGGTTGAGCAATTATTTAGAGCCTGTCAGCTACAGTGCTCGCAGCTTTGGCTTGTCGCATACATATTCAACGTATGCGTGGAGGTGATACGAGTAATGAACCGCCGTCATTCAACTAACCCGGCACGCCGTCCTGGCGCGCATATGCTCCTCGCAGCCTGCATCTCATGTTTTCAAACTTGCCGATGTTTTACCCCTCTCGGCGCTTCTCAGGATCCCCGGGCCGGCCTGTAATCCGCCGTGGTCACTGAACAAGGGCGCTCTTGTCATACAAGAGTTTTCTCGTGGTTTCGCCGTCCTGTCATACAGGGGTCGGATACGTGTTTTACAATGATATGAAAATGAAACCGGTCGCACAGCCTGACGCTCAGCGTCTTGTGCTGTCAATACGCGCTGTTAATGGGTTGTTATTGCAGGATACCCCTGCGATAGTAGTCAACTGTTTTGCACAATCGACAAAATTTGAGGTTCGCCATGACTGACAAAATTACTTCTGTTTCGGGTTCGTCAGTGGGCGAGCAGGATGTACATCGTTCCATTCAGGAGGTTGCCATGAGCTCCGAGGAAGCCAGTAAGATGCTGCGTACATACAATATTGCCTGGTGGGGCAATAACTATTACGACGTCAACGAACTGGGCCACATCAGCGTTTGTCCGGATCCGGACGTTCCGGAGGCTCGTGTCGATCTCGCCGAGCTGGTTAAAGCTCGTGAAGCTCAGGGCCAGCGCCTGCCCGCGCTGTTCTGCTTCCCGCAGATCCTGCAGCACCGCCTGCGTTCGATTAACGCCGCCTTCAAGCGTGCCCGTGAATCTTACGGCTATAAGGGCGACTACTTCCTGGTTTACCCGATTAAAGTTAACCAGCACCGCCGCGTGATTGAGTCGCTGATCCACTCCGGCGAACCGCTGGGTCTGGAAGCTGGCTCTAAAGCCGAGCTGATGGCCGTGCTGGCGCACGCAGGCATGACCCGCTCCGTTATCGTTTGTAACGGCTATAAAGACCGCGAATACATCCGCCTGGCGCTGATCGGCGAGAAGATGGGCCATAAGGTCTATCTGGTTATCGAGAAGATGTCCGAGATCGGCATCGTGCTGGAAGAAGCCGAGCGCCTGAACGTGGTGCCGCGCCTGGGCGTCCGCGCACGTCTGGCTTCCCAGGGCTCCGGTAAGTGGCAGTCCTCCGGCGGTGAAAAATCTAAATTCGGCCTGGCGGCAAACCAGGTTCTGCAACTGGTGGAAATGCTGCGTGAACGCGGTCGGCTGGACAGTATTCAACTTCTGCACTTCCACCTTGGTTCGCAGATGGCCAATATTCGCGACATCGCGACCGGCGTACGTGAGTCCGCACGTTTTTACGTTGAGCTGCACAAGCTTGGCGTGAATATCCAGTGCTTTGACGTGGGCGGTGGCCTGGGCGTGGACTACGAAGGAACTCGCTCCCAGTCCGACTGTTCAGTGAACTACGGCCTGAATGAGTACGCGAACAACATTATCTGGGCGATTGGCGACGCCTGCGAAGAGAATGGTCTGCCGCACCCGACGGTGATTACCGAATCCGGCCGTGCCGTAACCGCACACCACACCGTGCTGGTTTCCAATATCATCGGCGTTGAGCGTAACGAATACACCGAAGCAACGCCGCCGGCTGATGACGCGCCGCGCGCGCTGCAAAGCATGTGGGAAACCTGGCAGGAAATGCACGAGCCGGGCACGCGTCGTTCGCTGCGCGAGTGGCTGCACGACAGCCAGATGGACCTGCACGATATTCACGTTGGCTACTCCTCCGGTGCCTACAGCCTGCAGGAGCGTGCCTGGGCAGAGCAGCTCTACCTGAACATGTGCCACGACGTGCAGAAACAGCTCGATCCAAGCAACCGTGCGCATCGTCCAATCATCGATGAACTGCAGGAGCGTATGGCGGACAAAATGTACGTCAACTTCTCGCTGTTCCAGTCGATGCCGGATGCGTGGGGGATCGATCAGCTGTTCCCGGTGATGCCGCTGGAAGGGCTGAACCACGCGCCTGAACGCCGTGCCGTGCTGCTGGACATCACCTGTGATTCCGACGGCGCTATCGACCACTACGTGGACGGCGACGGTATCGCAACGACCATGCCAATGCCGGAGTACGATCCTGAGAACCCGCCGATGCTGGGCTTCTTTATGGTTGGCGCGTACCAGGAGATTCTGGGCAACATGCACAACCTGTTCGGGGACACCGAAGCGGTGGACGTCTTCGTCTTCCCTGACGGCTCCGTAGAAGTTGAGCTGTCTGACGAAGGCGATACCGTCGCGGATATGCTGCAGTACGTGCAGCTCGACCCGAACAAACTGTTGACCCAGTTCCGTGACCAGGTGAAGAACACCGGCCTTGACGACGCGCTGCAGCAGCAGTTCCTCGAAGAGTTTGAGTCGGGCCTTTACGGTTACACGTACCTGGAAGACGAGTAGGTAAACCTCCCTCTCCCCGTGGGAGAGGGCATCAGGCAGAATGCTATACTCTCTTGAACCCGTATGAATTAGCGGCGATAATCCGCTCAATAAAAGCAGTACCCCAATCCAATCCCTTCCTCGTCGGGTTTAACGACGCGGAGGGGATTTTTTTTAGGCGTTTTAACCCCAACCGAGAGGTCAGACAATGAGCACCTTAGGCCACAAATACGATAACTCCCTGGTATCTAATGCCTTTGGTTTTTTACGTTTCCCGCTGAACTTCCAGCCGTACGATAGCGATGCGGACTGGGTGATCACCGGCGTTCCGTTTGATGCGGCAACTTCCGGTCGCGCAGGCGGCCGCCACGGCCCGGCAGCGATTCGTCAGGTATCCACCAAC
This region of Cedecea lapagei genomic DNA includes:
- the rsmE gene encoding 16S rRNA (uracil(1498)-N(3))-methyltransferase, with protein sequence MRIPRIHHPESLSVGQDVLLSEDAANHVGRVLRMGAGQAIQLFDGSNQVFDAEIVQADKKSVRVKVLAGSEDDRESPLWLHLGQVMSRGEKMEFTIQKAVELGVNVITPLFSERCGVKLDAERLNKKLQQWQKIAIAACEQCGRNRVPEVRPAMELEAWCAEQDEALKLNLHPRASASINTLPQPVERVRLLIGPEGGLTADEIAMTADHQFTDILLGPRVLRTETTALTAITALQVRFGDLG
- the endA gene encoding deoxyribonuclease I; its protein translation is MSRKISLAVAFVAALSTLPAFSTGINSFAQAKTAGVKVNADAPGDFYCGCKISWQGKKGIPDLESCGYKVRKNENRATRIEWEHVMPAWQFGHLLQCWQDGGRKNCAKDPVYRKIESDMHNLQPAVGEVNADRNNFMYSQWNGGEGQYGQCAMKVDFKDKVAEPPERARGAIARTYFYMRDQYQLALSRQQTQLFEAWDKRYPVNDWECERDERIARVQGNHNPYVLRACKARNS
- a CDS encoding SprT family zinc-dependent metalloprotease codes for the protein MKAPRLPIAIQQAVMRCLREKLQQANSHLGTCYPEPKMVYQQRGTAAGTAWLESYEIRLNPVLLMENQQAFVDEVVPHELAHLLVWKHFGRVAPHGKEWKWMMETVLGVPARRTHRFEVDSVRKNTFPYRCPCQLHQLTVRRHNRVLRGEAEYRCTHCGQLLKQDVTTPCN
- a CDS encoding sugar porter family MFS transporter, which translates into the protein MPDNKKSARSNKSMTFFVCFLAALAGLLFGLDIGVIAGALPFIAKDFAITSHTQEWVVSSMMFGAAVGAVGSGWLSFKLGRKYSLMIGAVLFVLGSLFSAFAPNVEVLLISRVLLGLAVGVASYTAPLYLSEIAPEKIRGSMISMYQLMITIGILGAYLSDTAFSYTGSWRWMLGVITLPALLLLVGVFFLPDSPRWFAAKRRFHDAERVLLRLRDTSAEAKNELEEIRESLKIKQSGWALFKDNSNFRRAVFLGVLLQVMQQFTGMNVIMYYAPKIFEIAGFANTTQQMWGTVIVGLINVLATFIAIGLVDRWGRKPTLVLGFLVMAVGMGVLGTMLQVGIHSQGAQYFAIAMLLMFIVGFAMSAGPLIWVLCSEIQPLKGRDFGITCSTATNWIANMIVGATFLTMLNTLGNANTFWVYAALNLLFIVLTLWLIPETKHVSLEHIERNLMKGRKLREIGAHN
- the metK gene encoding methionine adenosyltransferase yields the protein MAKHLFTSESVSEGHPDKIADQISDAVLDAILEQDPKARVACETYVKTGMVLVGGEITTSAWVDIEEITRNTVREIGYVHSDMGFDANSCAVLSAIGKQSPDINQGVDRSDPLEQGAGDQGLMFGYATNETDVLMPAPITYAHRLVQRQAEVRKNGTLPWLRPDAKSQITFQYDDGKIVGIDAVVLSTQHSEDVELKVLQEAVMEEIIKPVLPGEWLNASTKYHINPTGRFVIGGPMGDCGLTGRKIIVDTYGGMARHGGGAFSGKDPSKVDRSAAYAARYVAKNIVAAGLADRCEIQVSYAIGVAEPTSIMVETFGTEKISTEQLTLLVREFFDLRPYGLIQMLDLLHPIYKETAAYGHFGREHFPWEKTDKAALLREAAGLK
- the yqgB gene encoding acid stress response protein YqgB, yielding MKPVAQPDAQRLVLSIRAVNGLLLQDTPAIVVNCFAQSTKFEVRHD